A portion of the Tindallia magadiensis genome contains these proteins:
- a CDS encoding acetate/propionate family kinase, with amino-acid sequence MKVLVLNCGSSSLKYQIINMVGEELLAKGIAERIGLEGSFVKHEPANGKKEIIETELKDHKDAIKVLIDALLDKTYGVLSSMDEINAVGHRVVHAGEKFSGSVMITQDVIDALEDCSDLAPLHNPPNLMGIYACKEIMPNTPMVGVFDTAFHQTMPPSSYLYALPYELYEKYKIRRYGFHGTSHKYVAIKTAELLGKPLEELKIVTCHLGNGASMAAIQNGESIDTTMGFTPLEGLVMGTRCGDIDPAIISFIMEKENMSIDDVNNIMNKKSGVLGISGVSSDFRDIEEAAEGGNERAKIALEIFYKKVTKYIGAYAAEMGGLDAIVFTAGLGENSDIARREICRNLSFMGATIDNKKNDGVRGKETVVSTDESSVKIVLMPTNEELMIARETKAIV; translated from the coding sequence ATGAAAGTATTAGTTTTAAACTGCGGGAGTTCGTCATTAAAATACCAGATTATTAATATGGTAGGAGAAGAACTGCTGGCAAAAGGAATTGCGGAAAGAATTGGGTTGGAAGGATCCTTTGTTAAACATGAACCTGCAAATGGGAAAAAAGAGATAATTGAAACAGAACTGAAAGACCATAAAGATGCTATCAAAGTTTTGATTGATGCGTTATTAGACAAAACTTATGGCGTATTGAGTTCTATGGATGAAATTAATGCTGTAGGACATCGTGTTGTACATGCTGGTGAAAAATTTTCTGGTTCTGTAATGATTACTCAAGATGTGATTGATGCGCTTGAGGATTGCTCTGATTTGGCGCCATTGCACAATCCGCCAAACTTGATGGGGATTTATGCCTGCAAGGAAATCATGCCTAATACTCCGATGGTAGGTGTTTTTGATACTGCCTTTCATCAAACGATGCCACCTTCTTCCTACTTATATGCTCTTCCGTATGAATTATATGAAAAATATAAAATTAGAAGATATGGTTTCCATGGGACTTCTCATAAATATGTAGCAATCAAAACAGCGGAACTACTTGGAAAACCACTTGAAGAACTGAAAATTGTTACATGTCATTTAGGAAATGGAGCTAGTATGGCGGCTATCCAAAATGGAGAGTCGATAGATACAACAATGGGCTTTACACCTTTAGAAGGACTAGTTATGGGAACGAGATGTGGTGACATTGATCCCGCAATCATATCTTTTATCATGGAAAAAGAAAACATGTCCATTGATGATGTCAACAATATTATGAATAAAAAGTCAGGAGTTCTTGGGATTTCTGGAGTGAGTAGTGACTTCAGAGATATAGAAGAAGCGGCAGAAGGTGGAAATGAAAGAGCAAAAATAGCTTTGGAAATTTTTTATAAAAAAGTAACAAAATATATAGGTGCTTATGCAGCAGAAATGGGTGGACTAGACGCTATTGTATTTACGGCAGGTCTTGGAGAAAACTCTGATATTGCAAGAAGAGAGATTTGCAGAAATCTTTCGTTCATGGGTGCTACAATAGACAACAAAAAGAATGATGGAGTGAGAGGGAAAGAAACTGTCGTAAGCACAGATGAATCTTCAGTAAAAATTGTCTTGATGCCAACAAATGAAGAATTAATGATTGCACGAGAAACCAAAGCAATCGTTTAA
- the plsX gene encoding phosphate acyltransferase PlsX yields the protein MKIVLDAMGGDVGPSVNVEGAVEAVNEWDIEVILTGDQKQIENELQKFSYDKKRIVVVNCTEVIENSDKPSTAIRKKKDSSLVVGFEMIKEKRADAIISAGNTGALLAGGLFIIGRIKGVKRPALAVPFPTPKGLSLLVDAGANVDCKAQHLYEFALMGSLYMEFVAQLSKPKVCLVNVGAEKEKGNELTKEVYQILSSSNLYFEGNIEARDIPSGYADVVVCDGFTGNIILKLFEGVAHTFSDGLKSAVLSDWKSKLGGLLLKPAFRSFKKQFDYTEHGGVPFLGVNGLVIKAHGSSNSKAIKNAIKQAQITHEALLINKIKDRISEMTDNGNGIEGENI from the coding sequence TTGAAGATTGTTTTAGATGCAATGGGGGGCGATGTAGGGCCTTCGGTAAATGTAGAAGGAGCTGTAGAAGCTGTTAATGAATGGGATATTGAAGTGATCTTAACCGGGGATCAAAAACAAATCGAAAATGAACTGCAAAAATTTTCTTACGATAAAAAAAGGATTGTTGTTGTAAACTGTACTGAGGTTATTGAAAATAGCGATAAACCATCAACAGCGATAAGAAAAAAGAAAGATTCGTCCTTGGTAGTTGGATTTGAGATGATTAAGGAAAAAAGAGCTGACGCAATTATATCTGCTGGCAATACCGGTGCGTTGTTAGCCGGTGGACTTTTTATTATTGGTCGTATTAAAGGAGTAAAACGACCAGCATTAGCAGTTCCTTTTCCTACACCAAAAGGACTTTCACTTTTAGTTGATGCGGGTGCTAATGTCGATTGTAAAGCACAACATCTATATGAATTTGCTCTGATGGGGAGTCTTTATATGGAGTTTGTTGCTCAGTTATCTAAACCAAAAGTTTGTTTGGTAAATGTAGGTGCAGAAAAAGAAAAGGGGAATGAACTGACCAAAGAAGTTTATCAAATACTGAGCTCTTCTAATTTGTATTTTGAAGGGAATATTGAAGCAAGGGATATTCCATCTGGTTATGCTGATGTTGTAGTATGTGATGGTTTTACAGGGAATATAATATTGAAACTTTTCGAAGGTGTTGCTCATACATTTTCGGATGGATTGAAAAGTGCAGTATTATCCGATTGGAAAAGTAAGTTGGGTGGCCTTTTGCTGAAACCAGCTTTTAGATCTTTCAAAAAACAGTTTGACTATACAGAACACGGTGGCGTGCCTTTTTTAGGGGTAAATGGGCTGGTGATTAAAGCTCATGGAAGCTCAAACTCAAAAGCCATTAAAAATGCAATAAAACAGGCTCAAATAACTCATGAAGCTTTATTAATAAATAAAATTAAGGATCGCATTAGTGAAATGACAGATAATGGAAACGGCATTGAAGGTGAAAATATATGA
- a CDS encoding YceD family protein, with amino-acid sequence MFPLADFLRSRENSLEYLYAYHMPKLDYHGDPVSFQQPIEASVQLVKIQDEIIMNLEMIVTITMNCARCLDLVRQSEKVKKSFQLVDKSQQYSFVDSEWNEEIIYYSNNQLDLESVVHEQIMLTIPLKLLCCNGCQGICSRCGKESKGGECRCSNMVATTEIDPRLAKLKDWYQKE; translated from the coding sequence ATGTTTCCTTTAGCAGATTTTTTAAGAAGCAGAGAAAATTCATTAGAATATCTTTATGCGTATCATATGCCAAAACTGGATTATCATGGAGATCCTGTGTCTTTTCAACAACCAATCGAGGCGAGTGTACAATTAGTAAAAATACAAGATGAGATTATCATGAATCTAGAGATGATCGTTACAATTACTATGAATTGTGCACGGTGTTTAGATTTGGTTCGTCAATCAGAAAAAGTTAAAAAAAGCTTTCAGTTAGTTGATAAAAGTCAGCAATATTCATTTGTTGATAGTGAATGGAATGAGGAGATCATTTATTATAGCAATAATCAACTGGATTTAGAAAGTGTTGTTCATGAGCAAATAATGTTAACGATTCCTTTGAAACTATTGTGTTGCAATGGTTGTCAAGGAATATGCAGTCGATGTGGGAAAGAGTCGAAAGGCGGAGAATGTCGATGCAGTAATATGGTTGCTACAACAGAAATAGATCCAAGGCTGGCAAAACTGAAAGATTGGTATCAGAAAGAATAA
- the smc gene encoding chromosome segregation protein SMC: MYLKRLEIKGFKSFAHKVDIQFEKGITGVVGPNGCGKSNITEAMRWVLGEQSAKNLRGHKMEDVIFTGTDERRAMGIAEVSIVFDNATRKLPLDFEEICLTRRVYRSGESEYLINNSPCRRKEIKELLMDTGIGKEGYSMISQGRIDEIINQKGEERRLLIDEAAGIVKYRSRKDEAEKKIQQTNEHLLRINDILSELDQHIKPLELQAFQAEKYLQMKELADYLEISTLVDKIDKQNSETQEIQQKIHQVELKSFSCKEMENDNQKKLEEKEHALESYRQKINELQRELEKTKKTIEENRIQRNIYYQQINYRRSHLLKLDKKIIEQNLEIINTKNRLEQLNGLIKDLNKNIVDVDEKLEVFYNEMRLKKESLAVYKKKVESGKSTIVEIHDKLNSIHHKHQRISALQETNNLRLQVVEDDIKNIREEKAAQRNLEKRNIEKKSIIETNISQLITLADDQKKRLNELENKNENEVIDVRKIVENMQRLNNKKSLLIKMSKNYDGLNVGVKNFLTAFHKESIIFEGFRGIVADLLTVSSGYELAIEVAMGQALQFLITDYDYQAKEIIDYLKKTRKGRVTILPINSVQGRKLKQEEKSNLKKFDKSFCALDLVSFSGQYETIFNHLLGRVIVTDALDIGIQISRKFNQQVKITTIDGELILPGGSMTGGSYSKQHDGLLIRKKEIKEIENQIFTLQGKEKNLRARIGENEAKIKVVKDKIIEIERKIANEEKNLIEVNINANNFVDRINDLENNHTRLANEQCELKGNLVSLDVREKTFLLEIAMLNQKTEKIQKEVDDNIIILDRHETMLESIQIKHTDLRIETAELKERKQSFEKEKQDIENIINHSTVSSEALRIERKNSLASLYELSNKLHLQEEEINRCSKEEFQQGEKIMQFSALEDQTRLEYQSVMNELNTIRNRQDAMKNEVNTLRMKSSRLEWQIEQYVEKLSLFSIDSLETAREKLNHPPCDKVAEYDLEKLKKEMKILGEVNIGAIEEYRRMKDRHQFLTFQKEDMEDAKDSLEKIICELDYKMTKQFEEQFREIQNSFQQVFEKLFNGGNAELHLQEPENVLYSGIDIVAQPPGKRFQHLSLLSGGEKAMTAISLLFSILLVKPSPFCVLDEIEAALDDANVDKFADFLVDLSTDIQFVVVTHKKLTMERASSLYGVTMEEKGVSKLLRLKLADLNNSIVS, translated from the coding sequence ATGTATCTGAAAAGGTTAGAAATAAAAGGATTTAAATCATTTGCACATAAAGTTGATATACAATTTGAAAAAGGTATAACGGGTGTAGTAGGACCAAATGGTTGCGGTAAAAGCAACATAACGGAAGCGATGAGATGGGTCTTAGGTGAACAGAGTGCTAAAAATTTACGAGGCCATAAAATGGAAGATGTCATTTTTACTGGCACTGATGAACGAAGAGCTATGGGAATAGCTGAAGTTTCTATTGTATTTGATAATGCAACTCGTAAACTACCATTAGATTTCGAAGAAATTTGCTTGACGCGAAGAGTGTATAGATCCGGAGAGAGCGAGTATTTGATTAATAATAGTCCTTGCAGAAGAAAAGAGATTAAAGAACTTCTTATGGATACAGGTATCGGAAAAGAAGGGTATTCCATGATAAGTCAGGGGCGAATTGATGAAATAATCAATCAAAAGGGTGAAGAAAGAAGGCTGTTGATTGATGAAGCAGCAGGGATAGTAAAGTATCGATCGCGTAAAGATGAAGCTGAGAAAAAAATACAGCAAACCAATGAACATTTATTAAGAATAAACGATATTTTATCAGAATTAGATCAGCACATTAAACCATTAGAATTGCAAGCATTTCAAGCAGAAAAATACCTTCAGATGAAAGAATTAGCAGATTATCTAGAAATATCTACTTTAGTTGATAAAATTGATAAACAAAATAGTGAAACGCAAGAAATACAACAGAAAATACATCAAGTAGAATTAAAGTCATTCTCTTGCAAAGAAATGGAAAATGATAATCAGAAAAAATTAGAGGAAAAAGAACATGCTCTGGAATCTTACCGTCAAAAGATTAACGAACTTCAGCGTGAATTGGAAAAAACCAAAAAAACAATCGAAGAAAATCGTATTCAACGTAATATATATTATCAACAAATAAACTACCGTAGAAGCCATTTATTAAAGCTAGATAAAAAGATAATTGAACAAAATCTTGAAATAATTAATACAAAGAATAGACTGGAACAATTAAACGGATTAATAAAAGACTTAAATAAAAATATAGTGGATGTGGATGAAAAACTAGAAGTATTTTACAATGAAATGCGATTGAAAAAAGAATCGTTAGCGGTTTACAAAAAGAAAGTAGAATCAGGAAAAAGTACTATAGTAGAAATTCATGATAAATTGAATTCTATTCACCATAAACATCAAAGAATTTCTGCGTTACAAGAAACTAATAATTTGAGGTTGCAGGTTGTCGAGGATGATATTAAAAATATCAGAGAAGAAAAAGCGGCACAAAGGAATTTAGAAAAGAGAAATATTGAAAAAAAATCTATCATTGAAACTAACATCAGCCAACTAATAACGTTAGCTGATGATCAAAAAAAAAGATTGAATGAACTAGAAAATAAAAATGAGAATGAAGTCATAGATGTTCGAAAAATAGTCGAAAACATGCAAAGGCTCAATAATAAAAAAAGCTTACTGATAAAGATGAGTAAGAATTATGATGGTCTGAATGTTGGGGTTAAAAATTTTCTAACAGCTTTTCATAAAGAATCTATCATTTTTGAAGGGTTTCGTGGAATTGTAGCGGACTTATTAACTGTATCGAGTGGATACGAACTTGCGATTGAAGTTGCTATGGGTCAGGCACTACAATTTCTTATTACTGATTATGACTATCAAGCAAAAGAAATTATTGACTACCTTAAGAAGACGCGCAAAGGTAGGGTTACTATTTTACCAATTAATTCAGTTCAAGGGAGAAAGTTGAAGCAAGAAGAAAAATCTAACTTAAAAAAATTTGATAAGTCATTTTGCGCACTTGATCTCGTGAGTTTTTCCGGTCAATACGAAACCATATTTAACCATTTATTAGGTAGGGTTATTGTTACAGATGCTTTAGATATTGGTATACAAATTAGTCGCAAATTCAATCAGCAGGTGAAAATTACTACAATAGATGGGGAATTGATATTACCTGGTGGATCGATGACGGGTGGATCTTATTCAAAGCAGCATGATGGGTTACTGATTCGGAAAAAAGAAATCAAAGAGATTGAAAATCAAATTTTCACCCTACAAGGAAAAGAGAAAAATCTAAGAGCCAGGATCGGAGAAAATGAAGCGAAGATAAAGGTAGTAAAAGATAAAATTATTGAAATAGAAAGAAAAATAGCTAATGAAGAAAAAAATTTAATAGAAGTGAATATCAATGCTAATAATTTTGTGGATAGAATAAATGATCTTGAAAATAATCATACTCGTTTAGCAAATGAACAATGTGAGTTAAAGGGAAATTTAGTTAGTTTAGATGTGAGGGAAAAAACATTTTTGTTAGAGATAGCAATGCTTAACCAAAAGACTGAAAAAATTCAAAAGGAAGTAGACGATAATATAATCATTTTGGATAGACACGAAACGATGCTTGAGTCAATTCAAATCAAACATACAGATTTAAGAATTGAAACAGCAGAGCTGAAAGAACGAAAACAGTCTTTTGAAAAAGAAAAACAAGACATTGAAAATATTATAAATCACTCGACGGTGAGCAGCGAAGCCTTGCGTATTGAAAGAAAAAATAGTCTAGCTTCTCTTTACGAGCTTAGCAACAAGCTTCACCTTCAAGAGGAAGAAATAAATCGCTGTTCTAAAGAAGAATTTCAGCAAGGAGAGAAAATTATGCAATTCTCCGCTTTGGAAGATCAGACAAGACTTGAGTATCAAAGCGTAATGAATGAGCTGAATACAATTCGAAATAGGCAAGATGCGATGAAGAACGAAGTGAATACACTAAGGATGAAGAGTTCTAGGTTAGAATGGCAGATAGAGCAATATGTAGAGAAATTGTCTTTGTTTAGCATTGATAGTTTAGAAACAGCTAGAGAAAAACTCAATCATCCACCGTGTGACAAAGTTGCTGAGTACGATTTGGAAAAGTTAAAAAAAGAAATGAAAATTTTAGGAGAGGTCAATATTGGTGCGATTGAAGAGTATAGACGCATGAAGGACAGGCATCAGTTTCTAACCTTTCAAAAAGAAGATATGGAAGATGCAAAAGATTCACTAGAAAAAATCATCTGTGAACTTGACTATAAAATGACAAAGCAGTTTGAAGAACAGTTTAGAGAAATACAGAATTCTTTTCAGCAGGTTTTTGAGAAACTATTTAATGGTGGAAATGCGGAGTTGCATTTACAAGAACCAGAGAATGTGCTGTACTCTGGTATAGATATTGTTGCGCAGCCGCCAGGCAAAAGGTTTCAGCATTTATCGCTATTATCTGGTGGAGAAAAAGCGATGACAGCTATCTCTCTCTTATTTAGTATTTTGCTTGTAAAACCATCACCATTTTGTGTTTTGGATGAAATAGAAGCAGCTTTGGACGATGCGAATGTTGATAAATTTGCTGATTTTTTGGTAGATCTTTCTACTGATATACAATTTGTGGTTGTAACACATAAAAAATTAACAATGGAAAGAGCAAGCTCTTTATATGGTGTAACGATGGAAGAAAAAGGGGTTTCAAAGTTGTTGCGCTTAAAGTTAGCTGATCTGAATAATAGTATAGTATCTTAA
- the rpmF gene encoding 50S ribosomal protein L32 — MPVPKRKTSKSNRDSRRAANSKYTAPSVQECPQCHEAKLPHHVCPDCGHYKGKEVISTQ; from the coding sequence GTGCCAGTACCAAAGCGAAAAACATCAAAATCAAATCGCGACTCTAGAAGAGCTGCAAACTCAAAATACACTGCTCCTTCCGTTCAAGAATGTCCGCAGTGTCATGAGGCTAAACTTCCGCATCATGTTTGTCCAGACTGTGGACATTACAAAGGTAAAGAAGTTATATCTACACAATAG
- the rnc gene encoding ribonuclease III yields MKSIEHWTKEVPILNKKIGYIFRDQKLLMEALTHSSFANEWKNKRIPNNERLEFLGDSVLGLVISRHIFHTYQNLPEGELTKVRASVVCEASLAKKARELMLGEHILLGKGEEASGGNNRDSILADAMEALIAALYIDGKYEKASEFVINHFEDIIKLAVHGELMKDYKTLLQEKVQRFNPSSIEYVVVKEKGPDHSKVFYVDVRSDSKILGSGSGRNKKEAEQNAAKAAIQYLF; encoded by the coding sequence ATGAAATCTATAGAGCATTGGACCAAAGAGGTTCCAATATTAAACAAAAAAATTGGTTATATTTTTAGAGATCAAAAATTACTAATGGAAGCACTTACACATAGTTCTTTTGCAAACGAATGGAAAAACAAGCGGATACCTAATAATGAGCGTTTAGAATTTTTAGGTGACTCTGTGTTAGGCCTTGTTATTAGTAGACATATTTTCCATACCTATCAAAATCTACCTGAAGGCGAGCTAACTAAAGTTCGGGCTAGTGTAGTATGCGAGGCATCATTAGCAAAGAAGGCTAGAGAATTAATGCTGGGTGAGCATATTTTACTTGGTAAAGGTGAAGAGGCCAGCGGTGGAAATAATAGGGATTCTATTTTGGCTGATGCTATGGAAGCGTTAATTGCAGCTCTTTATATAGATGGGAAATATGAAAAGGCAAGTGAATTTGTTATAAATCATTTTGAAGATATCATTAAACTTGCTGTTCATGGAGAACTAATGAAAGACTATAAAACATTATTACAGGAAAAAGTCCAGAGGTTTAACCCGAGCTCAATAGAATATGTTGTAGTGAAAGAAAAAGGACCAGATCATAGTAAAGTATTTTATGTGGATGTAAGGTCGGATAGTAAAATATTAGGTTCTGGATCAGGAAGAAATAAGAAAGAGGCGGAACAAAATGCTGCAAAAGCTGCTATTCAATACCTTTTCTAG
- the fapR gene encoding transcription factor FapR produces MPAIRKISKRERQFQLGNRIAEDPFLTDGDLAGIFNVSIQTIRLDRLEMGIPELRERLKTVAADNYEKVKSMVGAEIVGELIDLNLGKGGISILDTGEDMAFKKTSLVRGHHIFSQAESLAMAVVDANRALTGVSNIKYIKPVTAGTKLVAKAKVVRVRNNKHFVHVMIYANQEQVFRGKFILVSLVEKEDD; encoded by the coding sequence ATGCCGGCAATTAGAAAGATATCAAAACGAGAAAGACAGTTTCAGCTGGGTAATCGAATTGCTGAAGATCCATTTCTTACAGATGGAGATTTAGCAGGAATTTTCAACGTGAGTATTCAAACTATTCGGCTCGATCGACTAGAGATGGGTATCCCTGAACTAAGAGAAAGATTAAAGACAGTCGCTGCAGACAATTATGAAAAAGTTAAAAGCATGGTAGGTGCAGAAATTGTTGGAGAATTGATAGATCTTAATCTAGGAAAAGGCGGGATATCAATCCTAGACACCGGTGAAGACATGGCTTTTAAAAAAACCAGCCTTGTAAGAGGACACCACATTTTTTCACAAGCTGAATCACTTGCGATGGCAGTTGTGGATGCTAACAGAGCTTTAACAGGTGTTTCTAATATAAAGTATATAAAACCAGTTACAGCTGGTACGAAGCTAGTTGCTAAGGCAAAAGTTGTACGGGTAAGAAATAATAAACACTTTGTTCATGTGATGATATACGCGAATCAAGAACAGGTTTTTAGAGGGAAGTTTATTTTAGTTTCACTTGTTGAAAAGGAGGACGATTAG
- a CDS encoding nucleotidyltransferase, whose amino-acid sequence MKVLGLITEYNPFHNGHLYHLEKSKSITGSDYSVAVMSGHFMQRGEPAMINKWLRAEMAIKNGVDLVIELPTIYACSTADQFTKGSISLLSKMNIIDHICFGSESGDIGIFEKISSLLTDPPASLNLLVKHYLDNGNSFARAQQLAISNFYPSPQIKSFFQQPNNILGMLYMKHLKQLNSNIIPYTIKRIGAQYHSKELSNISSATGIRTHIDGINSLPVIKSSIPDHSYQILRAYLAENKTIVKTDDLDLLLMGIVKRMTIHDFRNLPDVTEGLENRLMNCAKKHRTSIEFCKCVKSKRYPQTRIQRILMHALLNIQKKDTYLFHHKKAPSYIRVLAFNEKGRLLLRKCKELSSLPIITKVADFNPKSTSEERMLEIDLQATDLYHLSLPNSYSKKGRLDYLQSPLFIT is encoded by the coding sequence ATGAAAGTTTTAGGACTTATTACTGAATACAACCCATTTCATAATGGTCACCTATATCATTTAGAAAAATCCAAAAGTATTACAGGTTCAGATTATAGTGTCGCCGTCATGAGTGGTCACTTTATGCAACGTGGTGAACCTGCAATGATCAATAAATGGCTAAGAGCAGAGATGGCTATTAAAAATGGTGTTGATTTGGTGATCGAGCTTCCGACCATCTATGCTTGCTCAACAGCTGACCAGTTTACCAAAGGCAGTATATCGCTCTTAAGTAAGATGAATATAATAGACCATATCTGTTTCGGAAGTGAATCTGGTGATATTGGCATTTTTGAAAAAATAAGTAGTTTATTAACAGACCCACCAGCATCACTGAACCTATTGGTTAAACATTATCTGGATAATGGTAATTCTTTTGCCCGTGCTCAGCAATTGGCCATATCAAATTTTTACCCTTCTCCTCAAATTAAATCTTTTTTTCAACAACCAAATAATATTCTTGGTATGCTTTATATGAAACATTTGAAACAACTAAACTCCAATATTATTCCATATACGATCAAAAGGATTGGTGCACAATATCACTCAAAAGAGCTAAGTAATATCAGCAGCGCGACTGGTATTCGTACTCATATTGATGGAATTAACTCTTTACCAGTAATTAAAAGTTCTATTCCTGATCATTCATACCAAATATTAAGAGCATACTTGGCCGAAAATAAAACCATCGTCAAAACAGATGATCTGGACTTGTTATTAATGGGAATAGTCAAAAGAATGACCATTCATGATTTCAGAAACCTTCCAGACGTAACCGAAGGACTTGAAAATAGATTAATGAATTGTGCCAAAAAACATAGAACTTCAATAGAATTTTGCAAATGCGTTAAATCTAAAAGATACCCCCAAACAAGAATTCAACGAATTTTAATGCACGCCCTTCTAAATATACAAAAAAAAGATACTTATCTATTTCATCACAAAAAAGCGCCCTCTTACATTCGAGTATTGGCATTTAATGAAAAAGGTAGATTACTGTTAAGAAAATGCAAAGAGTTAAGTTCGCTCCCTATAATAACAAAAGTAGCAGATTTTAATCCTAAAAGCACTTCTGAGGAACGTATGTTAGAAATAGACTTGCAAGCAACCGACTTATATCATCTATCACTTCCAAACAGCTATTCAAAAAAAGGTAGACTGGATTATTTGCAGAGTCCCCTTTTTATAACGTAA